One segment of Dolichospermum sp. DET69 DNA contains the following:
- a CDS encoding DUF3883 domain-containing protein: MITPKQIIEDIRKNTYGIGLQTDQAAQAVIDSIRKSLNSALERLSIDLYSKETHFVLELIQNADDNQYQNEVIPTLSLTIEAEKIIVQNNEIGFSEDNVRAICNVGRSTKTKVEGYIGEKGIGFKSVFRISDEPQIFSNEFQFHFQTQDDENKLGFVTPYWIETVPDYVDSNLTNIILPLRESAKDDLGKLGEIEHTLILFLRQLKTVKIDNIVDDKFHQITRLDKDEKIEIQETTESGLKTHCYKLVKKGLIVPESIQESKRENIKSTELILGFSLQEDGSADTRLEQKVFAFLPTRSYGFKFLIQADFLVPANREDIHKDTQWNKWIRDNIASTFLFAIEKFKQDSNLQKTYYDYIPLHSEVKDEFFASVVSEIHNQLKVSKCILSESGKWQIPAHVVQVDEQVRKLISNTDLQELLNKEYIHPQVKAKFDLLESLGVKEFSFDDLLQFLQNNEWLQKQSDNWFIKLYTYLNNRNSTDYSELPRIKKLKIIPLENNELASTAETSIFFPFNNAGEYSFELQFIKRTLLEPIPKSAVTEFLKKLGVQNASCYEIIENHILPLYKGDSWKSKANQLLGYICYIKDNLLEYEKEFNRRKNPYPYSYLKEEPLKTLKELLLIKTDKNSYSRPANVYLSASYGNPNELETLFLGIQDVWFVSPEYIQYLMQIENPSEKAEKTREWREFFIKLGVHTVPKIDVKIQTARGRSNQKIDYSREYPIYSSPHIIRILETKNVDKNQKLAKLLDSNWDYYKQYKSWRNYAYANGGFSPYSSNDADWFTKIKTAVWLPTTKGKLANPSEIFLDKTETGAILGDSVSYLAITFNNPDFIKDLGIKDKITDPKDYADWLLVLSRKKELDEKDEELVLKIYQELNKPDITSKKWWKSFIGEKIFWTNKKIFYTASKVLINDHDEVYELFKDNPQIAFLKLPSNYYPKLQHFIKATGIRYLSQIIKTELAIGEVPKVEEENLTKQIKALTPYILRYLYQEEQEIYQQLKTNHTLIQLKDLVCYRLEKLQIKYLLDQQSAYTQRSAFLDNGNLYIQSDSLSNTDDLALEISQLFGNPKGLDNFLSLLFEKGTPEKIDSFMKAKKIQLLPNEEKDWFENSNIYLGETNFIEITAENNQSIEFTANKHQKIEQDNCLAQSELTTISLKDEVFDDAQWQPECEPREILDIEVVQWTNVPNSDTISLSSSQSELPSSPPMIQLIRELRTIDRDEPIEKPKLSGIWGEKFAVEYLKRKFIGKYFQGNFEENKDGFFIKINSQIVVEVQWLNKTQETTGYDIKLIENGREDYIEVKSSQPGAKKLIKLSGTQWKLADDLGENFHIYRVYDAGTQQATLIDICNPTQLFSEGSLRIDSICLRI, from the coding sequence ATGATTACACCCAAACAAATTATTGAAGATATCCGTAAAAACACTTATGGAATTGGCTTACAGACTGACCAAGCTGCTCAAGCAGTTATTGACAGCATCAGAAAAAGTCTGAACAGCGCACTCGAACGACTTTCAATAGACCTTTATTCTAAAGAAACTCATTTTGTATTAGAACTTATTCAAAATGCAGACGATAACCAATATCAAAATGAAGTTATTCCTACATTAAGTTTAACGATAGAAGCAGAAAAAATTATTGTTCAAAACAATGAAATTGGATTTAGTGAGGATAATGTCAGAGCTATTTGTAATGTAGGACGTAGTACAAAAACTAAGGTAGAAGGATACATTGGTGAAAAAGGAATAGGATTTAAATCAGTATTTCGTATTAGTGATGAACCTCAAATCTTTTCCAATGAATTTCAGTTCCATTTTCAGACCCAAGATGATGAAAATAAATTAGGGTTTGTGACTCCTTATTGGATTGAAACAGTTCCTGACTATGTTGATTCTAATTTAACTAATATTATTTTACCACTTCGAGAATCAGCTAAAGATGATTTAGGAAAATTAGGTGAAATTGAACATACATTGATTCTCTTTTTGCGCCAACTTAAAACCGTTAAAATAGATAATATAGTTGACGATAAATTTCACCAAATTACACGTTTAGATAAGGATGAAAAGATAGAAATACAAGAAACAACAGAATCGGGATTAAAAACACATTGCTATAAATTAGTTAAAAAAGGTTTAATTGTACCCGAATCTATTCAAGAATCAAAAAGAGAAAATATCAAATCTACTGAGCTAATTCTTGGCTTTAGCTTGCAAGAAGATGGTTCAGCAGATACCAGATTAGAACAAAAAGTTTTTGCTTTTCTTCCTACCCGCAGTTATGGATTTAAGTTTTTGATTCAAGCTGATTTTCTAGTTCCAGCTAACCGGGAAGATATTCACAAAGATACACAATGGAATAAATGGATTAGAGATAATATTGCAAGTACATTTTTGTTCGCTATAGAGAAATTTAAACAAGATAGTAATTTGCAAAAAACCTATTATGATTATATCCCACTTCATAGCGAAGTTAAAGATGAGTTTTTTGCTTCTGTAGTTAGCGAAATTCATAATCAACTAAAAGTCAGTAAATGTATTTTAAGTGAATCAGGAAAATGGCAAATTCCCGCTCATGTTGTGCAGGTAGATGAGCAGGTTAGGAAATTAATTTCTAATACTGATTTACAAGAATTACTCAACAAAGAGTATATCCATCCTCAAGTTAAAGCTAAATTCGATCTTCTTGAATCTCTTGGGGTTAAAGAATTTAGCTTTGATGATTTATTGCAGTTTTTACAGAATAATGAATGGTTACAGAAACAAAGCGATAATTGGTTTATAAAGCTCTATACTTACCTAAACAATCGTAACTCAACTGATTACTCAGAGTTACCCAGAATTAAGAAATTAAAGATTATTCCCTTAGAAAATAACGAATTAGCTTCAACTGCTGAGACATCAATATTTTTTCCATTTAATAATGCTGGAGAATATAGTTTTGAACTGCAATTTATTAAGAGAACGCTTTTAGAGCCAATTCCTAAGTCTGCTGTAACAGAATTTCTCAAAAAATTGGGTGTTCAGAATGCTTCGTGTTATGAAATTATCGAAAATCATATCTTACCCCTTTATAAAGGAGATAGTTGGAAAAGTAAAGCTAATCAGCTTTTAGGATATATTTGTTATATAAAAGACAACTTATTGGAATATGAAAAAGAGTTTAACAGAAGAAAAAATCCTTATCCTTACTCATATCTCAAAGAAGAGCCTCTAAAAACTTTGAAAGAATTGCTATTGATAAAAACCGATAAAAATAGCTATTCTCGTCCAGCAAATGTTTATCTTTCTGCTAGTTATGGGAATCCAAACGAATTGGAAACATTATTCTTAGGAATACAAGATGTCTGGTTTGTATCACCAGAGTATATTCAATATTTAATGCAAATTGAAAATCCTAGCGAAAAAGCAGAAAAAACTAGAGAGTGGAGAGAGTTTTTTATTAAGTTAGGAGTACATACTGTACCAAAAATAGATGTCAAAATACAAACTGCACGTGGACGGTCTAATCAAAAAATAGATTATTCCCGAGAATACCCTATTTATAGTTCACCTCACATAATAAGAATTTTAGAAACCAAAAATGTAGATAAAAATCAGAAATTGGCTAAACTTTTAGATAGTAATTGGGACTATTACAAGCAGTATAAATCTTGGCGAAATTATGCTTATGCTAATGGTGGTTTTTCTCCCTACAGTTCTAATGATGCAGATTGGTTTACCAAAATTAAAACAGCAGTTTGGCTTCCTACGACAAAAGGCAAGTTAGCTAATCCTTCTGAAATTTTTCTGGATAAAACAGAAACAGGTGCAATACTAGGAGATAGTGTTTCATACTTAGCTATTACTTTCAATAATCCAGATTTTATTAAAGACTTGGGAATAAAAGATAAAATAACTGATCCCAAAGATTATGCTGATTGGTTGCTGGTATTATCCCGTAAAAAAGAACTTGATGAAAAAGATGAGGAATTAGTTCTCAAAATTTATCAGGAATTAAATAAACCGGATATTACATCAAAAAAATGGTGGAAAAGCTTTATCGGTGAAAAAATATTTTGGACAAATAAAAAAATATTCTACACAGCTAGTAAAGTTTTGATAAATGATCATGATGAGGTTTATGAATTGTTTAAAGATAATCCTCAGATAGCTTTTCTCAAACTCCCCTCAAATTATTATCCTAAACTTCAACACTTTATCAAAGCGACTGGTATTCGCTATCTTTCACAGATTATTAAGACTGAATTAGCAATTGGAGAAGTACCAAAAGTTGAGGAAGAAAACCTGACTAAGCAAATTAAAGCTTTGACACCTTACATTTTACGTTATCTTTACCAAGAAGAACAGGAAATTTACCAACAGCTTAAAACCAATCACACCCTAATACAACTCAAAGATTTAGTGTGTTATCGGTTGGAAAAGCTGCAAATTAAATATCTTCTTGATCAGCAATCAGCATATACTCAAAGAAGTGCTTTTTTGGATAATGGAAATCTCTACATCCAATCAGATAGTTTATCAAATACAGATGATTTAGCTTTAGAAATTTCTCAATTATTTGGTAATCCCAAGGGATTAGATAATTTCTTGAGTTTGCTATTTGAGAAAGGAACACCAGAAAAAATTGATAGCTTCATGAAAGCAAAAAAGATCCAATTACTACCTAATGAAGAAAAGGATTGGTTTGAGAACTCAAATATTTATCTAGGAGAAACTAACTTTATAGAAATAACAGCAGAAAATAATCAAAGCATTGAGTTTACAGCGAACAAACATCAAAAAATAGAGCAAGATAACTGTTTAGCTCAATCAGAATTAACAACTATATCTCTCAAAGATGAAGTATTTGATGATGCTCAATGGCAACCTGAGTGTGAACCTAGAGAAATTCTAGACATTGAGGTTGTTCAATGGACAAATGTACCTAATTCAGATACTATTTCTTTGAGTAGTAGCCAATCTGAATTACCGTCAAGTCCACCAATGATTCAATTAATCAGAGAACTACGAACAATAGATAGAGATGAGCCGATTGAAAAGCCTAAACTAAGTGGTATTTGGGGTGAGAAATTTGCTGTTGAATATTTAAAGCGCAAGTTTATTGGTAAGTATTTCCAAGGAAATTTTGAAGAAAATAAAGACGGATTTTTTATCAAAATCAATAGTCAAATAGTAGTTGAAGTTCAGTGGTTAAACAAAACTCAAGAAACAACAGGATACGATATTAAATTAATTGAAAATGGTCGAGAAGATTACATAGAGGTTAAGTCTAGTCAACCTGGAGCAAAAAAATTGATCAAGCTATCAGGTACTCAATGGAAATTAGCTGATGATTTGGGAGAAAACTTTCATATATATCGAGTTTATGATGCTGGAACTCAACAAGCTACACTTATTGATATTTGTAATCCCACACAACTTTTTTCTGAAGGTAGTCTCCGTATAGATTCTATTTGTTTGCGGATTTAG
- a CDS encoding aldehyde dehydrogenase family protein: MSKPIEVRNPRTGKFDYVIVPPPPKLLSQQCHRLRRGQVIWQKLGVEGRIAALKAWKQAILAERTLLTEALVSDTGRLSTSILEVDSFISSIDKWCNLAPQLLQGTAKNTSIPFIALQQTAVPYALVGVISPWNFPLLLSTIDTIPALLAGCAVIVKPSEITPRFVAPLMTILNTIPQLRDVLNFVEGAGQTGADLIEDVDLICFTGSIETGHLVAEAAAQKFIPAFLELGGKDPAIVLESADLDLATSAILWASVANTGQSCSAIERIYVAESIFEEFYHQLVTKAHQLKLAYPTMESGELGPIISEKQAAIINDHLQDAISKGAVIHCGGKVEELGGGWWCRPTVMTEVNHSMKIMTEETFGPIMPVMPFSTIEEAINLANDCIYGLSAAVFTESEELAIEVADKIEAGVISINDAGLTSLINEGERNAYKFSGLGGSRIGTIGLKRFLRKKALLIKTNSNKDPWWFNDEV; the protein is encoded by the coding sequence ATGAGTAAACCAATAGAAGTCCGCAACCCTCGCACAGGTAAATTTGATTATGTCATCGTTCCTCCACCACCAAAATTACTTTCCCAACAATGTCACAGGCTGCGGAGAGGACAAGTTATCTGGCAAAAATTAGGAGTTGAAGGCAGAATTGCCGCGTTAAAAGCCTGGAAACAAGCTATATTAGCAGAACGAACTTTATTAACCGAAGCTTTAGTTAGTGATACAGGGAGATTATCAACATCAATTTTAGAAGTAGATTCATTTATTTCTAGTATTGATAAATGGTGTAATTTAGCTCCACAATTACTGCAAGGGACAGCTAAAAATACATCTATTCCTTTTATCGCTTTACAACAAACTGCTGTTCCTTATGCTCTTGTCGGAGTAATTAGTCCTTGGAATTTCCCCCTATTGTTATCTACAATTGATACAATTCCGGCTTTACTAGCGGGTTGTGCAGTAATAGTTAAACCCAGTGAAATTACCCCCCGTTTTGTTGCTCCTTTGATGACCATATTAAATACTATTCCGCAATTACGTGATGTCTTAAACTTTGTCGAAGGAGCAGGACAAACAGGAGCAGATTTAATAGAAGATGTAGATTTAATTTGTTTTACAGGTAGTATAGAAACTGGGCATTTAGTTGCAGAAGCAGCAGCGCAAAAATTTATTCCTGCCTTTTTAGAATTAGGTGGAAAAGACCCAGCGATTGTTTTAGAGTCAGCAGATTTAGATTTAGCAACTTCAGCAATTTTGTGGGCTTCTGTAGCTAATACGGGACAATCATGTTCAGCGATTGAAAGAATATATGTTGCTGAATCTATATTTGAAGAATTTTATCATCAATTAGTTACTAAAGCTCATCAATTAAAACTGGCATACCCGACTATGGAAAGTGGAGAACTTGGTCCGATTATTTCCGAGAAACAAGCAGCTATTATTAATGATCATCTACAAGATGCCATTTCTAAAGGGGCAGTAATTCACTGTGGTGGTAAAGTAGAAGAATTAGGTGGTGGTTGGTGGTGTCGTCCCACAGTTATGACTGAAGTGAATCATTCTATGAAAATTATGACTGAAGAAACATTTGGGCCAATCATGCCAGTTATGCCTTTTTCTACCATTGAAGAAGCGATAAATTTAGCTAATGATTGCATCTATGGACTTAGTGCTGCTGTATTTACAGAATCTGAAGAACTAGCTATAGAAGTTGCTGATAAAATAGAAGCGGGTGTTATTAGTATTAATGATGCCGGATTAACTTCATTAATTAACGAAGGAGAAAGAAATGCATATAAATTTTCTGGACTGGGAGGTTCACGGATCGGTACAATAGGATTAAAACGCTTTTTGCGAAAAAAAGCATTGTTAATTAAAACTAACTCTAATAAAGACCCTTGGTGGTTTAATGATGAGGTTTAG
- a CDS encoding histidine--tRNA ligase, producing MTKSDKINFSTPSGFPEFLPSEKRLEVYLMDIIRQVFESYGFTPIETPAVERLEVLQAKGNQGDNIIYGIEPILPPNRQAEKDKSGETGSESRALKFDQTVPLAAYIARHLNELTFPFARYQMDMVFRGERAKDGRFRQFRQCDIDVVARGKLSLLYDAQMPAIITEIFEKINIGDFVIRINNRKILTGFFQSVGVAQQQIKTCISIIDNLEKIGETKVKQELEKEGISSEQTDKIIEFVKIDGSIDDVLDKLKHLAANLPEAEQFNLGVTELETVINGVRNLGVADKRFCIDLSIARGLNYYTGTVYETTLLGHEALGSICSGGRYEELVGMFIGETMPGVGISIGLTRLISRLLKAGILNTLSATPTQVIVVNMQEDLMPIYLQVSQQLRQAGINVVTNFEKRSLGKQFQAADKQGIRFCVIIGAEEAAAQKSSLKDLKSGEQIEVAVVDLAEEIKRRLA from the coding sequence ATGACTAAAAGTGACAAAATCAACTTTTCAACTCCTAGCGGATTTCCAGAATTTTTGCCTAGCGAAAAGCGTCTAGAAGTATATTTAATGGATATTATTCGTCAAGTTTTTGAAAGTTATGGTTTTACACCCATTGAAACCCCAGCAGTAGAAAGGTTAGAAGTCCTGCAAGCCAAAGGTAATCAAGGTGATAATATTATCTATGGTATCGAACCAATTTTACCGCCAAATCGCCAAGCAGAAAAGGATAAATCTGGAGAAACTGGTTCAGAATCCAGGGCTTTAAAATTTGATCAAACTGTGCCTTTGGCTGCTTATATTGCTCGTCATTTAAATGAATTAACTTTTCCTTTTGCTCGTTATCAAATGGATATGGTATTTCGGGGTGAACGGGCAAAAGATGGAAGATTTCGGCAATTTCGCCAATGTGATATAGATGTGGTTGCTCGTGGTAAACTCAGTTTACTTTATGATGCCCAAATGCCAGCAATTATCACAGAAATATTTGAAAAGATTAATATTGGTGATTTTGTTATTCGCATTAATAACCGAAAAATTCTTACAGGTTTTTTCCAGTCAGTGGGAGTTGCCCAACAGCAAATTAAAACCTGCATTAGTATTATTGATAACCTAGAAAAAATTGGCGAAACTAAAGTTAAACAAGAGTTAGAAAAAGAAGGAATTTCCTCAGAACAAACAGACAAAATTATTGAGTTTGTTAAAATTGATGGCAGCATTGATGATGTTTTAGATAAACTAAAACACCTAGCCGCAAATCTTCCTGAAGCTGAACAATTTAATTTAGGAGTAACTGAATTAGAAACAGTAATTAATGGAGTGAGAAATTTAGGAGTTGCTGATAAACGTTTCTGTATAGATTTGTCTATTGCTCGCGGTTTAAATTACTATACAGGCACCGTTTATGAAACTACATTATTAGGACACGAAGCTTTAGGTAGTATTTGTTCTGGTGGTAGATATGAAGAATTAGTGGGAATGTTTATCGGTGAAACAATGCCTGGTGTGGGTATTTCTATTGGTTTAACTCGGTTAATTAGTCGGTTGTTAAAAGCCGGGATTTTAAATACTTTATCTGCTACACCAACTCAGGTGATAGTAGTGAATATGCAAGAGGATTTAATGCCTATTTATTTACAAGTATCACAACAGTTACGTCAAGCCGGAATTAATGTTGTGACTAACTTTGAAAAACGTTCTCTAGGTAAACAATTTCAAGCCGCTGATAAACAAGGAATCAGATTTTGTGTAATTATTGGTGCAGAAGAAGCAGCAGCACAAAAATCATCATTGAAAGATTTAAAATCAGGTGAACAAATAGAAGTGGCTGTGGTAGATTTAGCTGAGGAAATTAAACGGAGACTGGCGTAA
- a CDS encoding AAA family ATPase: protein MGKGLQKATTGMILGKFMPPHLGHQYLVDFARNYVDNLTVLVCSIQSEPIPGDLRYRWMREMFPDVNVVHVTDENPQEPKDHPDFWQIWYDSIRRVLPKGPDYVFASENYGWQLAEILEASYIPVDHARSLVTISGTQVRQNPFANWHYIPPCVRPYFACRVCIFGPESTGKSTLTQNLANHYNTVYVSEYARGLLDFKGGNCDFTDIPVIARGQMAAEDALVRQANKVIFCDTDLITTTIWSHVLFGKCPQWIEDEGNLREYNLYLLLDVDVPWVDDTQRCLPNYREEFRDHCIQALESRHRPYIIINGDWEQRWQKACMAVDELLKTADF, encoded by the coding sequence ATGGGAAAAGGCTTACAAAAAGCTACGACTGGAATGATTTTGGGCAAGTTTATGCCCCCACATTTAGGACACCAATATCTTGTAGATTTTGCTCGCAATTACGTTGATAATTTGACAGTTTTGGTTTGTTCTATTCAATCAGAACCGATTCCTGGAGATTTGCGCTACCGTTGGATGAGGGAAATGTTTCCTGATGTCAATGTTGTTCATGTTACCGATGAAAATCCCCAAGAACCAAAAGACCATCCTGATTTTTGGCAAATTTGGTATGACAGTATTCGTCGGGTATTACCTAAAGGGCCAGATTACGTTTTTGCTTCGGAAAATTATGGTTGGCAGTTGGCAGAAATTTTGGAAGCAAGTTATATTCCTGTAGATCATGCTAGGAGTTTAGTAACTATTTCTGGTACACAAGTGCGGCAAAATCCCTTTGCTAATTGGCATTATATCCCACCCTGTGTGCGTCCTTATTTTGCGTGTCGTGTTTGCATTTTTGGACCTGAATCTACTGGTAAATCAACACTGACGCAAAATTTAGCTAATCATTACAATACTGTTTATGTGAGCGAGTATGCACGGGGATTGTTAGATTTTAAAGGTGGAAATTGTGATTTTACAGATATTCCTGTAATTGCTAGGGGACAAATGGCTGCTGAAGATGCTTTGGTGCGACAGGCAAATAAGGTAATATTTTGTGATACGGACTTGATTACAACTACGATTTGGAGTCATGTCCTCTTTGGTAAATGTCCCCAGTGGATTGAGGATGAAGGTAATTTACGAGAGTATAATTTGTATCTACTGTTGGATGTAGATGTGCCTTGGGTAGATGATACACAGCGTTGTTTGCCTAACTATCGAGAAGAATTCCGCGATCACTGTATTCAAGCCTTAGAATCACGTCATAGACCCTATATTATCATTAACGGCGACTGGGAACAACGCTGGCAAAAAGCTTGTATGGCAGTAGATGAATTATTGAAAACTGCTGATTTCTGA
- a CDS encoding nicotinamide mononucleotide transporter — MSAIEIIAAIFGLISVWLTVKENIWCWPTGLVMVFFYIFVFYEARLYSDVILQVIYIFLQIYGWYIWLNGGKDNTPVAVTRISKQGIVIWSSVALIGTFGLGYVMRSYTTASLPYPDASITIFSLIAQWLMAKKILECWIIWITVDVIAVGVYGVKHLYPTTGLYLVFLVLAVLGYREWEKAYKKLRLE, encoded by the coding sequence ATGAGTGCTATTGAAATTATTGCTGCTATCTTCGGTCTTATAAGTGTTTGGTTGACTGTTAAAGAAAATATCTGGTGTTGGCCGACAGGATTGGTAATGGTATTTTTCTATATCTTCGTTTTCTATGAAGCACGTCTTTACTCAGATGTCATTCTCCAGGTAATCTATATATTTTTGCAAATTTATGGCTGGTATATTTGGTTAAATGGAGGTAAAGATAACACTCCTGTTGCTGTAACTCGTATCTCCAAACAGGGAATAGTTATTTGGTCTAGTGTAGCATTGATTGGTACTTTCGGTTTAGGTTATGTTATGCGTAGTTACACTACTGCGTCATTGCCTTACCCTGATGCTAGTATTACTATTTTCAGTCTAATTGCCCAGTGGTTAATGGCTAAAAAAATATTAGAGTGTTGGATAATTTGGATAACGGTAGATGTGATAGCAGTGGGAGTTTATGGAGTTAAACATCTTTACCCAACCACAGGACTCTATCTAGTGTTTTTAGTTTTAGCTGTACTAGGATATAGAGAATGGGAAAAGGCTTACAAAAAGCTACGACTGGAATGA
- a CDS encoding nuclear transport factor 2 family protein encodes MTTKLENTLSVAQQAFGYFTQGLETGDWQAFLDILTDDFTFWFPTGKFHGLNQGKARAKEFFEYVSQAFQSGIKLTSLDSITSNEKTVIFEFRDEGLLLGKPYKNRVAIAFDIRDNQICAYREYFGSDGKSY; translated from the coding sequence ATGACAACAAAATTAGAGAATACTTTAAGCGTTGCTCAACAAGCATTTGGATATTTTACACAAGGCTTGGAAACTGGTGATTGGCAAGCATTTTTAGATATACTCACCGATGATTTTACCTTTTGGTTTCCTACGGGAAAATTTCACGGTTTAAATCAAGGCAAAGCCCGGGCAAAAGAGTTTTTTGAATATGTTTCACAAGCCTTTCAATCAGGAATAAAACTTACCTCACTAGATAGTATTACCAGCAATGAAAAAACCGTAATTTTTGAATTTCGAGACGAAGGATTATTATTAGGAAAACCTTATAAAAATCGGGTTGCCATCGCCTTTGATATTCGTGATAATCAAATTTGTGCCTATCGAGAATACTTTGGTAGTGATGGTAAATCTTATTAA
- a CDS encoding YnfA family protein, producing the protein MNRSSLIFFLIAALGEISGCYSFWAWLRLGKSIFWIIPGIFALIIFAIALTKVDADNAGRVYAAYGGIYIFSSLLWLWLFEGVKPDRWDLFGVFISLLGTVIILFGSHR; encoded by the coding sequence GTGAACAGATCAAGTTTGATTTTTTTCTTAATTGCAGCGCTCGGAGAAATTTCTGGGTGCTACAGTTTTTGGGCATGGTTAAGATTAGGAAAAAGCATCTTTTGGATTATTCCGGGAATCTTTGCTTTGATCATCTTCGCTATTGCTCTAACTAAGGTAGATGCTGATAATGCTGGGAGAGTTTATGCCGCTTATGGAGGAATCTATATATTTTCATCTTTACTGTGGTTATGGTTATTTGAAGGTGTCAAGCCGGATAGATGGGATTTATTCGGTGTGTTCATTTCTCTTCTGGGAACAGTGATTATTTTATTTGGTTCACATAGATAA